GCAGCTGCAACGTTATCTGCCGCCGACCCCGGTCCGCTGCCTGTTGGATATCAATGGCAACGACCTGGCCTCCAAGGTCGCCTTCGAGACGCTGGAAGCGCAGATCGACGGCTTGCCGAAACACCTGGCCAGCAAGATCGCCAAGACCCAGCGCGAGGAGGTCGAACGCCTGCTGGATCGGGCCGAAGCGCTCGCCGATATTCAACATGCGGCGCTGGTGGAACAGGCCTCAACCCGCTTCACCACCGAGCTGGATGAGGAAATCAACCGCCTCAAGGCCCTGCAACAGGTCAACCCGCTGGTGCGTCAGAGTGAGATTGATGCGCTGGAACACCAGCGCCTGCACGGCGTCGAGGTGCTGCATCAGGCCAAGATCCGCCTGGATGCCCTGCGTATTCTGGTGGTGGGTTAAGGTTCAGGCGGGAGCAGGGATATCCAGAAAGCGCCGCAGGTCATCCGCTCGGGCCAGCGCATCACGGCGGCCCAGGGCGATCAGCTCGTTGCAGTATTCGGCCTCGAACAACAGGTAACTCAGCAGGTCGCTGCCCGAGGTGCGGGTGGCGCCGCTGCCGCGTAGAAACAGCCGTAACCCGGCCGGCAACGCCGCTCGGTGGCGGGCTGCGATCAGGTCCACCGGCTCGCTGGGCGAGATTACCAGCACATCCACGTGGCGCACACCCTTGACGCCACTGCGCATGGCAAACGGCTGATAGGCTGCCAACCGGTTCATCCTCTCCAACTGCTCCAGATCGGTTTCCAGGTTGTCGATGAAGACGCTGTGCAACATATGCCCGCCCAGTTGCGCCAGGCTTGGCGGCGCAGGCGTGTTCAACACCGGTCCGGGTTGCCCACCAGCCGGCAGTTGCGAGCCGTGATGCGTCACCCCGATTACCAGCACCTTGTTGGCCCCCAGGTGCAGCGCCGGACTCAACGGCGATTGCTGACGCACTGCACCATCGCCAAACCAGCTGCGGTTGAGCAATACCGGTGGGAACAGTAAGGGAATAGCCGTAGAGGCCATCAGATGATCCAGCCCCAACCGTGTCTGCACGCCGATGCGCCGGTGGCGCTGCCAAGGCGTGATGCGGTCACGGCCCTGATAGAAATACACCGACTGCGAGGCCTTGTAATCGAAGGCGCTGACCGATATCGCGCGCAGTTGCCCAGCCTGCAATGCCTCTTCGATGCAACCGAAGCGCATGCGCTTTTCCAGCAAGTCCCGCAGCGGGCGGTTGTCCAGCAGCGCCGTGGTCCGCCCGCCGGAACCACCCAGCAGATTGGTACGGCTCCAGCGCCAGGCCTGTGCCATCAACCCCGGCCAGTCGGTACGCATCACATGATGACTGCGAAACCCAGACCAGACCTCCAACATGCTGTCCACCGCGGAATGCAGATTGCCGGCATGGGTAGCCAGTGCCAGAGCGTTGATTGCGCCAGCCGAGGTGCCACAGATGATGGGAAACAGATTCGGTGTGGCTTGCGGCGTCAGTTCCGCGATACCCGCCATGACGCCGACCTGATAAGCCGCGCGCGCACCGCCGCCGGATAGAATCAGCGCCAGACAATCCTCCTTGTACGGCCTGGCTTCCATGGTCAGTCAGCTCTCCGCTTGCGGCGCTTGCGCTGGCGTTCGGGATAGGGGCGCGCCTCGCCCTCGGGGCGGGTCTTGAAGCGCCGGTGCACCCACATGTACTGCTCCGGCTGCTGTTCGATCTGCTGCTCGACCCATTGGTTGATGCGCAGCGCATCGACTGCTTCGTCACCCATTGGAAAGTCTTCCAGTGGCGGGTGCACCTTGAGCAGATAACCCTGGGCGTCGGGCAGACGCGTCTGGGTAAAGGGCACTACCCGAGCCTTGCCCAGCCGGGCAAAAGTCGCCGTGGCAGTGACGGTGGCGGCGGTGATCCCGAATAGCGGGACGAATACACTGGCCTTGCGACCGTAATCCTGATCCGGGGCGTACCAGATACCACGACCCTTGCGCAGCGATTTGAGCATGCTGCGGACGTCTTCGCGCTCCACGGCAATGGCATCGGCATTGTGTCGCTCGCGACCGCGACGCTGTACATAGTCAAAGGCCGCGTTCTTGTGCTCGCGGTACATGCCATCAATAGTCACTTGCTGGCCGAGCAGCGCTGCCCCGATCTCCAGGGTGGTAAAGTGCAGCGACATCAACACCACGCCCTGCCCTGCAGCGGCAGCTTGTTGCAAATGCTCCATCCCTTCAATCCGGGCCAGCTTCGCCAGGCGTTGCGGCGGCCACCACCAGGCCATCGCCATCTCGAACAGGGCAATGCCGTTGGAAGCAAAATTCTCCCGCAGTACCCGTTCACGCTGCGCCTGGCTCCACTGCGGAAAACACAGCTCGAGGTTGATCCGGGCAATCTCCCGACGCTCGCGCATCAGATGATACATACTCCAGCCGACCAGCCGACCCAGGCCCAGCAATACCCGATAGGGCAAACGGATCGTCAACCATAACAGACCAAGCCCGAACCACATGGGCCAGTAGCGTGGATGCAGCAGTGCAGATTTGAAACCGGGACGAGACATCAGACGACCAATTTGCTGAAAAAACCCATTCTACCCAAGCCGCCGGCCCGATGGGAAACCGTCATGGCCAAAAGCAACCCGCCGCACTGTTCCCGGTTTCGGCTTGCCGTCGGCCTTTTCAGGCTATATAAGTGTGCCCACCAAACGCTCTATGGATCTGCCATGACTTCTGAAACAAATCTGGACCTGCTCAACAACGACCCCGTCTTTCATCTGAAGGGCGGCATGCTGACCATGACCGTGGTGGAGTTGGTGCGTCAGGCCCCTGAACGCTTCGCCATGCAACTGGCCGAAAAGGTCGAACAGGCACCGAATTTTTTCCAGGACACGCCGGTGCTGATCAGTCTGGAAAAACTGGATGCCAGCATGGACATCGCCGGACTGATCGCCCTGTTGCGGATCTGCCGGGACCATGGACTGCAACCCGTAGCGCTGCGCGGCGCGGAACAGTTCCGCCCGCTGGCGCAGCAAGCCAGCCTGGTGCTGCTACCCCCAGGTCGCGGTCGCGACAAAATCATCGAGACCCCGGAACCTGCGCCGCAAGCTGTTGCCCAACAGGCGGAGGAAGCTCAGGCGCCAGCGGCGGCAACACCCCAGCCAGCAGAAAGCACACCGAGCAGAGTTATTACCGAACCGGTACGCTCAGGCCAGCAGGTCTACGCCCGTGGCGGCGACCTGATAGTGCTGGCCCCGGTCAGTGCCGGCTCGGAGCTGTTGGCTGATGGTCACATCCACGTTTATGGCCCGCTGCGCGGCAGAGCGCTGGCTGGGGTGCGGGGGGATACGCAGGCACGCATTTTCTGCCAGTCGCTGGAAGCCGAGCTGGTCTCGATAGCAGGACAGTACAAGGTGGCGGAAGACTTGCGACGACAGCAATGGAAAGAAGCGGTTCAAGTCTCGCTTGAAGGTGACATCTTGAAGATAGCAGCCCTTTGACAGATACTGTTTCACCATTCGGGGATGCCCATGAACCGTGGCTCAGCGCTGATCGCCGGGGCCCCCAGACGAGTCAGTAAAAACAGCGCCTATTGCAGGTTGTTTGGTGCCTCACAATTCAAATTCAAGATCACTCAGGAAGGTCATTTTGGCAAAGATCCTAGTCATCACCTCAGGCAAAGGGGGCGTTGGTAAAACCACCACCAGTGCCGCCATCGGTACCGGACTCGCTCTGCGTGGCTATAAGACGGTCATCGTCGATTTCGACGTCGGTCTGCGTAACCTCGACCTGATCATGGGTTGCGAGCGTCGCGTCGTCTATGACTTCGTCAACCTGATCAACGGCGATTCGAACCTCAATCAGACGCTGATCAAGGACAAGCGCTCGGACAACCTGTACATCCTTCCTGCGTCCCAGACGCGTGATAAGGACGCACTGACGCTCGATGGCGTGCAAGGTGTACTTGATCAGCTCAAGGAAACCTTCGACTTCATCGTCTGCGACTCCCCCGCCGGCATCGAGAAAGGCGCGCATCTGGCGATGTATTTTGCCGATGAAGCCATCGTCGTGACCAACCCGGAAGTGTCCTCGGTGCGCGACTCCGATCGCATGCTCGGCCTGCTGTCGAGCAAATCCCGCCTTTCCGAACAGGGCGAGAAGATCAAGGAACATCTGCTGCTGACCCGCTACAGCCCGCAGCGCGTGGAAAACGGCGAAATGCTCTCGGTCAGCGACGTCGAAGATATCCTGTCGATTCCGCTGCTGGGCGTCATTCCCGAGTCCCAGGCTGTACTCAAGGCATCCAACCAGGGTATCCCGGTGATCATGGACGACAAGAGTGATGCCGGTCAGGCTTACAGTGATGCCGTCGAACGCCTGCTTGGCGAAGAAGTGCCCCATCGCTTCCTCGAAGCTCAGAAGAAAGGGCTGCTCAAGCGCCTGTTCGGAGGATGACGATGAGCCTTTTCGATTATTTCAGCCGCAAGAAGAAACAGGATTCTGCGGCCTCCGTAGCCAAGGAACGTCTGCAGATCATTGTTGCCCACGAACGCGGGCAGCGCAGTCAGCCTGACTACCTGCCGCAACTGCAGCAGGAAATCATCGATGTGATCAGCAAATACGTGCCGATCGACCGAGATCAGGTGCATGTCGCTCTGGATAATCAGGATGACTGCTCGATTCTGGAACTCAACATCACCCTGCCCGAACGCTGACAGACAGGCGCCGTCCATTGACGGCGCCGCGGTAACCCCATGCCCCTGACTCATATCGGTATCCTCCATGAGGATCCGGCTTTTCTGATCGTCAACAAACCTACCCTCTTGCTGTCCGTCCCCGGCCGCGCCGAAGACAACAAGGACTGCCTGATCACCCGCCTGCAGGAAAACGGTTATCCGGAAGCGCGCATCGTGCACCGGCTGGATTGGGAAACCTCCGGCATCCTGGTCATCGCCCGTGACCCGTACAGTCATCGCGCGTTGTCGCGCCAGTTTCAGGACCGCGAAACCGGAAAGACCTACATTGCCCTGTGTTGGGGGCAGCCGCAGACAGACGCCGGGCATATCGACCTGCCACTGCGTTATGATCCCCCCAACAAGCCACGGCATATCGTCGATCATGAGCTGGGTAAATCGGCGCAGACTTTCTGGCGCGTGACCGAGCGCAATGGCGACCACTGCCGGGTCGAGTTGACACCGATCACCGGGCGGTCGCATCAATTGCGCGTGCACATGCTGAGTATTGGCCACCCGCTGCTGGGGGATCAGTTGTACGCCCACGGCGCAGCGCTGGCCGCCTGCCCGCGCTTGGCCCTGCATGCCGCCCGGCTGGAGATAAATCACCCGCAGACGGGCGAGCGCATGGCCTTCGACTGCCCTGCCCCCTTCTGACCTACAGGAGTTCCCATGTCACTCAACAACGCCAGCCAGGATCTTGCTGACTTCATCCAGGCTTCGCCTACTCCCTTTCATGCGGCCCAGAGCCTGGCCGAACGCCTGCGTGCCGCTGGCTATCAGCAGCTGGATGAGCGCGATGAATGGGTACTGGATGACGATGGTCGTTATTTTGTCCTGCGCAACCAGTCATCGCTGATCGCCTTCAGTCTCGGTCAGCTGGAAACACTACAGAGCGCCGGCCTGCGGATGATCGGTGCCCACACCGACAGTCCCTGCCTGCGGGTCAAGCCGCAGCCGGAACGGAATCGCCATGGTTTGTGGCAGCTGGGCGTGGAAGTCTATGGCGGCGCCCTGCTCGCACCCTGGTTCGATCGCGACCTGTCACTGGCGGGCCGAGTCACCTGCCGCGACGGCAGCGGTCAGTTGCACAATCTGCTGATCGATTTCAAACGCCCGATCGCCATCATCCCCAGCCTGGCCATCCACCTCAACCGCGACGTCAACAGCGGTTTTGCAGTGAATGCCCAGACCGATCTGCCGCCGGTGCTGGCACACAGCATTGAGCCCGGCCGCGACCTGCGCGCGCTGCTTGCCAGCGAAGTGACCACGCAATATCCCGAACGCGAGCCGATGCAGGTGCTGGATTACGAACTGAGCTTCTATGACACCCAGCCGCCAGCTGTCCTGGGGCTGGATAATGATTTTCTCGCCGCTGCGAGACTGGACAACCTGCTGTCCTGCCATGCCGGACTGACGGCGCTGTTGAACAGCGATGCTGATCAGGCCTGTCTGCTGGTCTGTACAGACCATGAAGAAGTCGGCTCCAGCTCTGCCTGCGGCGCCGACGGGCCCTTCCTTGAGGATGTGCTCAAGCGTCTGCTGCCGGATGAGATCGAACGCATTCGCGCCATTCAGCGCTCAGTACTGGTCTCGGCGGATAACGCCCACGCCATCCATCCCAACTATGCTGACCGCCACGACGGCAACCACGGCCCGCAGCTCAATGCCGGGCCGGTCATCAAGATCAACAGCAACCAGCGCTATGCCACCACCAGCGAAACCGCTGCACTGTTCCGGCACCTGTGTCAGCAGGTGGATGTGCCGGTGCAGAGCTTTGTCGTGCGCAGCGACATGGGCTGCGGCAGCACCATAGGCCCGATCACCTCCAGCCGACTGGGCGTACGCACCGTGGACATAGGCGCTCCCACCTTCGCCATGCACTCGATCCGGGAGCTGGCCGGTTGTCGCGATGTGGAGTATCTGATCACGGTGCTGACGGCGTTCTGTAACTGTTCGGAGGTGTAACAGAAGCGACCGTCAGACTTACCGGTAGAAACGGCCTCAGGCATCTGCCTCGCTGGCCACCAACACAATCTTGCCCACAATCTGATCCCTGGCCAGTTCGGCAAAAGCCTCTTGCGCCTGATCAAAGGAATAGGTCTTCGCCACCAGGGGTTTCAATTGTCCTGATTCGAACAGCGGCCAGAGTTGCCCTTCCATGCGCGACAGCAACTCTGCCTTATAGTCGGCACTGCGGGTGCGCAGGGTCGAGCCGGTCAGTTGCAGGCGCTTGACCAGCACCTTGGCCAGGTCCAGCTCGGCCTTGCGTCCGCCCATCAAGCCGATCATCACCCAACGGCCATCCAGTGCCAGCAGGTCGAGATGCTCCGGTGCGTAGTTGGCCCCTACCGGATCAAGCGCCACATCAAAAGGACCGTCAGCCTGCAGAGCGCTGATGCCTTCATGGCGCAGGACACCGCCCTCAGCACCCAGCGCCTTGCAGGTGTCCAGCTTCTCCTGACTACCCAAGGTCACCCAGCAGGGATTGCCGAAGGCTTTGCACAACTGGATCGCAGCGGTGCCCACACCGCTGGCACCGGCATGAATCAGCACCTTCTCACCGGGTCGGGCTGCGCCCAATTCGAACACGTTCAACCAGGCAGTGGTGAACACCTCGGGAATAGCCGCCGCGTCCGCCCAACCCATACCCCGGGGTACCGGCAGCAGATGGCGCGCATCAACCACTACTTCATCGGCCATACCGCCGCCTGCCAGCAGAGCACAGACTCGATCACCTACCGCCCATCGGGTTTGACCACAAACCTCAATGACTTCACCGGCGCATTCCAGCCCCAGAATATCGGTAGCGCCCGGCGGCGGTGGATAATTCCCAGCCTTCTGCAACAGGTCTGCGCGGTTGATTCCTGCAGCGTGGATACGCACCCTGACCTGCCCCGGTGCGAGCGCTGCAGCAGCCTCTGTACGCCAGCTCAGTACCCCGCCTTCAGCTTGCAATCCTCTCACGGTGCCTCCATAGTTATCAGTCAAATCAGTTTGAAAAGGGAACCCTTGGGCCCCTGTCGAGCACTAAAGAATACCCTCACCTCTCCGGACACGATACCTTTGATGACAGTTTCCAACATCCTGCGCAAGTCCTGTGTAATTGCCCTGCTGAGCATCGGCGCCAGCGCCTTCGCTGCAGAGACAGCCAACAGCGCAATGCCGATATTCGATCTGGAGAGTCTGCAACCGACCCGCGAACAGATGATTGCCAGCCTCAACACCGTTGAGCTGCTGCGCCGTCATCACTACAACCGCATCAGCCTGGATGACGCCCTGTCCAGTGAAATATTCGATACCTATCTGCGCCAGCTCGACCCCCAGCGCAGCCTGTTTACCGCCGCGGATATCGATACCTTTGAAGAGTACCGTCATCAACTCGATGATCTGCTGCTCAAAGGTGATTTGAGCATCGGTTTTGCCATGCACACCCGGCAGATCCAGCGTGCCGATCAGCGCATGATCTATGCACAGCAACTATTGCGCGAAGGCATCGGTACGCTCGACTTCGACAGCGATCAGAATATCCTGATTGATCGGGAAGAGGCCGACTGGCCCACCGATGACAAGGCTCTGCATACCCTCTGGCGCCAGCAGATCAAGGATGAGGTGCTGCGCCTGAAACTTGCCGGGCGTGAGCAGGACGCGATTCAGGATCTGCTGGAGAAGCGCTACCACAACGCGCAGAAACGTCTGTATCAGACCCGCAGCGAAGATATCTTCCAGAACTACATCAATGCCCTGGCCCAGGTTTATGACCCGCACACCCAGTATCTGTCGCCGGACAACGCGGAAAACTTCGACATCAACATGAGCCTGTCGCTGGAAGGCATTGGCGCCGTCCTGCAGAGCGACAACGACCACACCAAGATCGTGCGTCTGGTTCCTGCCGGCCCGGCGGAGAAAAGCAAGCAGCTGGCACCAGCAGACCGCATCATCGGCGTAGCCCAGTCCAAGGGCGAGATGATCGACGTTGTCGGTTGGCGTCTGGATGAAGTGGTCAAACTGATCCGTGGCCCCAAGGGCTCGACTGTACGCCTGGAAGTCATTCCAGCCAGCAACCCGCCGAGCGACATGACCAGCCGCGAAGTCGCGCTGGTACGCGAAGCGGTGAAGTTGGAGGACCAGGCAGCCAAATCCTCGGTGCTGGAGTTCAACGAACAGGGCAATGACTACCGCATCGGCGTCATCGAAGTCCCCGGCTTCTATATCGATTTCAAAGCCTACCGCCGCGGCGATCCTGATTACCGCAGCACCACGCGTGACGTACGCCGCCTGCTCAGTGACCTGCAGGAGCAGCAGGTGGATGGCATAGTGCTGGACCTGCGCAATAACGGCGGTGGCTCGCTGCAGGAGGCCACTGAACTGACCGGCCTGTTCATCGACCAGGGCCCCACGGTACTGGTTCGCGATAGCAAGGGTGATGTGCAGGTATTGGACGACCCGGAAGCCGGCGTGACCTACAGCGGTCCCATGGCGGTCATCGTCAACCGTTTGTCCGCCTCGGCCTCGGAGATCTTTGCCGGCGCCATGCAGGATTATGGTCGCGCACTGGTCATTGGTGAGCCGACCTTCGGCAAGGGCACCGTGCAGTCGATTCAGCCGTTGAACCATGGTGAGCTGAAGTTCACTCTGGCGAAGTTCTATCGGGTTTCCGGTCAAAGCACCCAGAACCGCGGCGTAGTGCCTGATATCTCCTATCCCTCCCTGCTGGAGACGGTGGAGATCGGCGAAAGCAGCCTGCCCCGCGCCCTGCCGTGGGATACCATCCCGGCAGCTCGCTATGAGCCCGACAGCAAACTCGACAAGTACATACCGCTGCTGACCGACAAACACAAGGCGCGCGCCGCCGATGATCCGGAGTTTGCCTACACCCTGGCGCGGATCGACCTGAACCGCAGCATGCAGGAACGCAAGTATCTGCCGCTGAACGAAGCCCGCCGTCGCGCCGAGCAAAAGGATTTCGAAGACAAGTTGCTGGCAATGGAAAACACCCGGCGCAAGGCTCTGGGCGAGGAGCTGCTGACTGCGCTGGACAAGGAGGACCCGCTGATGGACGGCACCGGCATCCCCTCCCCCATGGCAGAAGAGGAAGTCGAGGATCAGGACGATCCGTTCCTGGCCGAAACCGGGCATATCCTCATTGACCTGCTGGAACTCAGGCGCCAGGTCGCCCAGGCCGGCTGAGCGCCTGCCAGGGCTATCATCACTCCAGTTATCCAACGCTGAAAAACCTGCCCGGACTCCCGGGCAGAGTCATTTCCGCGCCTCACTCCCTCCTACCACGCTGTCAGAGATTCCCCACAGCAATGCCATCTGCGAGTGACCGCCTGGCCGCGAGCCGTTTCGGTTATTAAAAGTCAACTGAAGGGTTACCCACAGTTACTGTGGATAAGTCTGTGAACAAGACTTGGGGAACTTGGGCTAAGGCCCGACTGGATGCGGCTCAGGCCCGCCTGAACATTTTTTAACCAATCACAAAAATCTTGAAAAACAGCCACTTACGATTCTGGATGGGCGGTTGGGGAAGAGGTGATTTGTCGCTTGCGTGTTACCGGGAGAATGTGCATAACGGTAACACCGCCGAGGCCGCAACGTCTGTACCGGGCCTCGGCAAGTGTTACCCGACGAGTTATTCCTCGTCCTGCTGAATGCCCAGCAGTTCCATTTCGAACACCAGAATGGAGTTCGCCGGAATGATCGGGCTCGGGCTACCGGCACCGTAGGCCAGATCGCTGGGCACCGTGACTTTCCACTTGTCACCGACACGCATCATCTGCAATGCCTCGACCCAGCCCGGAATCACACCGCCGACCGGCAGATCGACCGGCTCGCCACGACTGAGGGAGCTGTCGAAGACGGTGCCATCGGTGAGCTTGCCTTCGTAATGTACCGAAACCACATCGCTGGCCTGCGGCTGAGCGCCGTCGGCAGCGCCGGATTCGATCACTTCATACTGCAAACCGGATTCCGTGGTGATCACGCCCTCACGCTCGGCGTTCTCAGCCAGGAATGCTGTATTGGCTTCCAGGGTTTCAGTATTGAGGTTGGTCGCGCGCTCTTCGGCGCGGGTTTGCAGTTCTGCAAACGCCGCCATCAGATCGGCCTCTTCGACGCGTGCTTCAGTACCAGACAGAGCATCTTCCATGCCCAATGCCAGTGCCTGGGTATCGATATCGTCCAGTCCGTCCTGCAACAGGCTCTGCCCCATATTCAGACCGATACCATAGGAGGCCTGCTGGATGGGGGTGGTGAGTTCGGGTTCCTTTTCACTGCAACCCACCAAAGTGATAACGCTGAGTGCAATACTCGCTGCCAGCAGATTCCGCTTCATGCCTACCTCTTTGACTAGCCCGCTCGGGGCGAAAATAAAGCACGAAGCATAACAGCGCGGGAAAGGCCATGCTACCGCTCAGCCGGGCCTGGATGATCTATTGGTTAAAAAGAAGCGGGGGCCGCAGCCCCCGTTTATAACCTCGCTCAGGTGCGTCTACTTTGCTGACCACCCTTGCGTCCAGCCTCCGCAGCACGCTGCGGATTATTCTTGAAGTTGCCACCACTGGCTTGACCGCCCTTTCTTCCGGCTTCCGATGCACGTTGCGGATTCTCGGCGAAGTTGCCTTTACCACCTTTACGTTGAGTCATGTCACAGGCCTCCAATCAGAGTTGTAAACACCCAGGTGCACGGCACCTATTTTATTGGATGACTCCTCAGTCGGGAGGTTCGTCTTATTTTCGATCAACCGACCAAACGGTATCTTGCCAGCCGGGCCCCGCCTCGTTTGCAGCGCGATGCCGGGCAAGCCGATTAGAAAAATCACAACTCCCGCACCGTTTTTCTGTCCAATCGGTAATCGTCCAGCAAGCCATGGAGACCTGTCATGACCAATCCCAGTCCACCGCTATCCAATGATGTGTTTCTGCAGCGTTACGGCGAGACGCTGCTGGCCAAGGCAGCGCCGCTGTTTGAGCAGGCTGCGTTAAATGCCCGTCAAGCGGGATTGAATGCCACAGTGCACACTTCAGGCAGCCCGTCCGAGTTGTGCCTGGAGGTGAGGGAGACGGAACATAGCTATGCCAGCCATTACCGCATCGAGGCGGACATGGCGCATCAATGCGTACACCACGTACTCTACTTCGTAGCCGATGGCGCCACGCGTACGCTTGATGGTGGGCTTGATTCGATCAACGCCATGGTCATCGATACGCAGTTGGCCAGCTTGTTTCGGGATGGTTTTGCATTGACCCTGCCGGCGGTATCGGCGCGGCACCCGGCCGGTTTCTGGTGACGGCTGTCAGCGCGGCTGCACAGCAGGATTACGCAGATCATTAACGTACCGATCAAGTGACAACAAGGCGTGGCGAGCGGCCTGTTCACGCACCGCATTGCGCTCGCCATCGAATTTGCAGGTTTCACTGAGCACGCGTTGTTCACCGGCAACCATCATGGCACAGGCGAAGCAGACCACACCATCCATCGGACCCTCAGCTTCGGCCAGTCCGGTATTGGCCAGCGTCACCTCCGCGCCGCAGCGCTGCAACGCGCCCAGGGCCATCTCCCGGGCGACCTCTTCGCTGGTCAGGCCGTAGGTGTCAATGGTTTGTAGATTGACGCCTAGCATGTCACGTTTGGCGCGTACGGCATAAACCACATAACCACATTCCATAACCGCCCCGCTGCCGGAAATATCCGCCACCAGCGAGGCAATAAGCCCCGCGGTGCAGGACTCGGCCGTCGCCAGAATCAGGTTGTTGCGTTTGAGAAAATCCACTGTCTGCTGCAGGCTCTGCATGGTTGGCTCCAATTCTGCTCTGACTGACTCATATCGCTTCTCAGCGTAGACAACAGAGCGCTTCAGCGCCTGTTTCCAACGACAACTCCAGCGCAAGCCAGCGGCAAAAAAAGTCGAAACTTCTGTAAAACCAACCGGTCACTATTTTGAGGGATAGATAACAAGTCTTCTGATCTGTTACGGCGAGGGTGCCGGCAAAGGCGTCTGTGCGATAGAGGAACCGATCCTGATGGTTTCCAGAGGTTCCTCTCAAACCAGCGCTCTTCCAGAGAATCAGTGAACGGTGAGGAGGATGCCATGGGAAATGCTGCGGCGGCGGTTCTGCCGGAGGAATTGTTCAAGCGCGCAGCGACAGGGGTGAATTTGCGCCCCACACCGCCTGCTGAAACGGGTCACAA
Above is a genomic segment from Halopseudomonas litoralis containing:
- a CDS encoding patatin-like phospholipase family protein, encoding MEARPYKEDCLALILSGGGARAAYQVGVMAGIAELTPQATPNLFPIICGTSAGAINALALATHAGNLHSAVDSMLEVWSGFRSHHVMRTDWPGLMAQAWRWSRTNLLGGSGGRTTALLDNRPLRDLLEKRMRFGCIEEALQAGQLRAISVSAFDYKASQSVYFYQGRDRITPWQRHRRIGVQTRLGLDHLMASTAIPLLFPPVLLNRSWFGDGAVRQQSPLSPALHLGANKVLVIGVTHHGSQLPAGGQPGPVLNTPAPPSLAQLGGHMLHSVFIDNLETDLEQLERMNRLAAYQPFAMRSGVKGVRHVDVLVISPSEPVDLIAARHRAALPAGLRLFLRGSGATRTSGSDLLSYLLFEAEYCNELIALGRRDALARADDLRRFLDIPAPA
- a CDS encoding lipid A biosynthesis lauroyl acyltransferase is translated as MSRPGFKSALLHPRYWPMWFGLGLLWLTIRLPYRVLLGLGRLVGWSMYHLMRERREIARINLELCFPQWSQAQRERVLRENFASNGIALFEMAMAWWWPPQRLAKLARIEGMEHLQQAAAAGQGVVLMSLHFTTLEIGAALLGQQVTIDGMYREHKNAAFDYVQRRGRERHNADAIAVEREDVRSMLKSLRKGRGIWYAPDQDYGRKASVFVPLFGITAATVTATATFARLGKARVVPFTQTRLPDAQGYLLKVHPPLEDFPMGDEAVDALRINQWVEQQIEQQPEQYMWVHRRFKTRPEGEARPYPERQRKRRKRRAD
- the minC gene encoding septum site-determining protein MinC; translated protein: MTSETNLDLLNNDPVFHLKGGMLTMTVVELVRQAPERFAMQLAEKVEQAPNFFQDTPVLISLEKLDASMDIAGLIALLRICRDHGLQPVALRGAEQFRPLAQQASLVLLPPGRGRDKIIETPEPAPQAVAQQAEEAQAPAAATPQPAESTPSRVITEPVRSGQQVYARGGDLIVLAPVSAGSELLADGHIHVYGPLRGRALAGVRGDTQARIFCQSLEAELVSIAGQYKVAEDLRRQQWKEAVQVSLEGDILKIAAL
- the minD gene encoding septum site-determining protein MinD, yielding MAKILVITSGKGGVGKTTTSAAIGTGLALRGYKTVIVDFDVGLRNLDLIMGCERRVVYDFVNLINGDSNLNQTLIKDKRSDNLYILPASQTRDKDALTLDGVQGVLDQLKETFDFIVCDSPAGIEKGAHLAMYFADEAIVVTNPEVSSVRDSDRMLGLLSSKSRLSEQGEKIKEHLLLTRYSPQRVENGEMLSVSDVEDILSIPLLGVIPESQAVLKASNQGIPVIMDDKSDAGQAYSDAVERLLGEEVPHRFLEAQKKGLLKRLFGG
- the minE gene encoding cell division topological specificity factor MinE, which gives rise to MSLFDYFSRKKKQDSAASVAKERLQIIVAHERGQRSQPDYLPQLQQEIIDVISKYVPIDRDQVHVALDNQDDCSILELNITLPER
- a CDS encoding RluA family pseudouridine synthase encodes the protein MPLTHIGILHEDPAFLIVNKPTLLLSVPGRAEDNKDCLITRLQENGYPEARIVHRLDWETSGILVIARDPYSHRALSRQFQDRETGKTYIALCWGQPQTDAGHIDLPLRYDPPNKPRHIVDHELGKSAQTFWRVTERNGDHCRVELTPITGRSHQLRVHMLSIGHPLLGDQLYAHGAALAACPRLALHAARLEINHPQTGERMAFDCPAPF
- a CDS encoding M18 family aminopeptidase; this encodes MSLNNASQDLADFIQASPTPFHAAQSLAERLRAAGYQQLDERDEWVLDDDGRYFVLRNQSSLIAFSLGQLETLQSAGLRMIGAHTDSPCLRVKPQPERNRHGLWQLGVEVYGGALLAPWFDRDLSLAGRVTCRDGSGQLHNLLIDFKRPIAIIPSLAIHLNRDVNSGFAVNAQTDLPPVLAHSIEPGRDLRALLASEVTTQYPEREPMQVLDYELSFYDTQPPAVLGLDNDFLAAARLDNLLSCHAGLTALLNSDADQACLLVCTDHEEVGSSSACGADGPFLEDVLKRLLPDEIERIRAIQRSVLVSADNAHAIHPNYADRHDGNHGPQLNAGPVIKINSNQRYATTSETAALFRHLCQQVDVPVQSFVVRSDMGCGSTIGPITSSRLGVRTVDIGAPTFAMHSIRELAGCRDVEYLITVLTAFCNCSEV
- a CDS encoding NAD(P)H-quinone oxidoreductase yields the protein MRGLQAEGGVLSWRTEAAAALAPGQVRVRIHAAGINRADLLQKAGNYPPPPGATDILGLECAGEVIEVCGQTRWAVGDRVCALLAGGGMADEVVVDARHLLPVPRGMGWADAAAIPEVFTTAWLNVFELGAARPGEKVLIHAGASGVGTAAIQLCKAFGNPCWVTLGSQEKLDTCKALGAEGGVLRHEGISALQADGPFDVALDPVGANYAPEHLDLLALDGRWVMIGLMGGRKAELDLAKVLVKRLQLTGSTLRTRSADYKAELLSRMEGQLWPLFESGQLKPLVAKTYSFDQAQEAFAELARDQIVGKIVLVASEADA